The sequence TGGCCCCCTGAAGAAAGGCGACGCGCTTCGGCCACAAGACGTCGGACGCGCGATTTCATATAGTCCGACGGATGGTTCCAATGCACTCGGACCTCTTCCTGTCCGAACAATGCAATCGCGACCTGTCGGAGCGAAGCACCTGCAGCCAGAGCGTCGATCGTGCTCAATACGGCAGCGCATTTGGCCGCGGGGATTGACGAAAGCAGCCTTCGGGGCACCGTCAGCGTCTCATGCAGCGCTGCAAACCGGCGTAAAGCCACGATGCGGCGATCAAGCGCGGTCAGTGCAGGGAGTTGGAAGTCGAAACGAACAGGCCCGCGCAGCAGCGTGCCTTCCATGATGCTCAACTGGACGGAATAGGGGCGTATCCCAAGTACCAATTCTTGGCTGGTGCCTCCAATCAATAGCCACGCCGGCATCTTTTGTGCGAATAGATCGAATTGATGTTGATCATCGATTGTCGTCGCCGTTGCACGAGCCTTGATAACGTAAGGATTGGATTCTGCTCGCCAAAACAGGCGGGCCTTGTCGGCGGGGCTGTCAGCGTTTTCCTCGAAAACACAAGCCCCATGAATTTAAATAGGGGACTGCC is a genomic window of Sphingomonas nostoxanthinifaciens containing:
- a CDS encoding DNA -binding domain-containing protein, translating into MEGTLLRGPVRFDFQLPALTALDRRIVALRRFAALHETLTVPRRLLSSIPAAKCAAVLSTIDALAAGASLRQVAIALFGQEEVRVHWNHPSDYMKSRVRRLVAEARRLSSGGHLDLFHRY